In Halorubrum sp. PV6, a single window of DNA contains:
- the coxB gene encoding cytochrome c oxidase subunit II, translating to MIDTLILQQGSDWRAQAEVFDEIFFVFLALGTLVGTVVVAYTLWNVYKYRDDGGEPREGFDAPQVGELPTGQGGPKAKKLFLSFGLSAIVVISLVVYAYGILLYVEDGPDAEGDNIEIMVEGYQYGWDFEYPNGHSTTGELTVPADTRIDITVTSRDVWHNFGSSDLRIKSDAIPGDTNTNWFSVSSEEVQAQGGEATYMIECFELCGPGHSAMKGQITVIPQDEWEEWYEGTGSSDANVEGGVGTDSPARVSGAALGGVSA from the coding sequence ATGATAGACACACTTATCCTGCAACAGGGGAGCGACTGGCGCGCGCAGGCGGAGGTCTTCGACGAGATTTTCTTCGTCTTCCTCGCGCTGGGAACGCTGGTCGGAACGGTCGTCGTCGCGTACACGCTGTGGAACGTGTACAAGTACCGCGACGACGGCGGCGAACCCAGAGAGGGGTTCGACGCGCCACAGGTCGGCGAGCTCCCGACGGGACAGGGCGGTCCGAAAGCAAAGAAGCTCTTCCTCTCCTTCGGGTTGAGCGCCATCGTCGTCATCAGCCTCGTCGTGTACGCGTACGGGATCCTCCTGTACGTCGAAGACGGCCCGGATGCGGAGGGTGACAACATCGAGATCATGGTCGAAGGCTACCAGTACGGCTGGGACTTCGAGTACCCCAACGGCCACAGCACGACCGGTGAACTGACCGTGCCCGCCGACACGCGGATCGACATCACAGTGACCTCACGGGACGTGTGGCACAACTTTGGCTCGTCGGACTTACGGATCAAGTCCGACGCCATCCCCGGAGACACCAACACCAACTGGTTCTCCGTAAGTTCCGAAGAGGTCCAGGCGCAGGGCGGCGAAGCCACGTACATGATCGAGTGCTTCGAGCTCTGCGGACCCGGCCACTCCGCGATGAAAGGACAGATCACCGTCATCCCGCAAGACGAGTGGGAAGAGTGGTACGAGGGAACCGGTAGCAGCGACGCCAACGTCGAAGGCGGCGTCGGTACCGACAGTCCCGCACGCGTTAGCGGGGCGGCGCTCGGAGGTGTGAGCGCATGA